The Cygnus atratus isolate AKBS03 ecotype Queensland, Australia chromosome 7, CAtr_DNAZoo_HiC_assembly, whole genome shotgun sequence genome includes a window with the following:
- the MKI67 gene encoding proliferation marker protein Ki-67 isoform X3 encodes MSKALPVKLQTPKSSYKTKQSIKKENEMSPFSRLYETLKHEIKVKKTLQEGNVPEKAEKEGGKGALQEPSARIASNCDLVSPAEEKEIGISENNEEYKMKQEVISSEFNQISTVGSATKKCFTRSPQTSVSKEVTKGIGKRSNLQDHKEVSTPGKSKGTEVTAKTPKPSKENDSNAACLVQPCSIERLGYVDEVKIYNSAITAEKIAQTTNMTKVSEVDKHVSTPTPRRKSPRSCFTSPTKEATGVDSVNIGTPTTRGGVSLERKSFSEISAEIQREDSVCRNDSLQQLPLAENKCLKQRRNSKQHTPRKSAEVEVLKEICDQTNVDSKKRDSESPASNSKSPRRNVRQSKEFVNKSIHSETPTSGELKSELASPASEKSGSGRKRGTPRTSELRTEKALETNAVKEHHNKTVDSQDSGTQQDLATNERNRKSDLENASVPRPHRFSSKRRSSGSANVLEGNEAVSEMSVSGLLAEEESGKTKRVSQKRKSSDLLPQPLGKTKRVSFGGHLSPELFDKSLPPNSPLKRGAIPARLSLPFGDSPRAVLKKAQGLKHFAVQELSVRLQKEKMSPKNLPAQTPPAASSPDSGKATPELTTSSPAPYTKGRFSVSLITTPSPIAEEQNGVEKDMNTEEKSGGQVQTPTSNHVSQDDNTLMATPNKLTKSSQRNSKKTPMKRRSGAVAVINTKRRSGASTANLLVAKSWAEVVKLGVARPQAKAVKKRTQKGRPVKKITESPKTPERKIKGHFSTGHAESPATIVVGRAYSTTVRMAGKVPKVVKNPILKQNLNMDESFTGLGEMFKTPENESGKRSPSSPVHNSDFTPTCTAADVSELHTPEESGEMMVSPLNTPDASEQKLDCQDISYLLREKESPKSVFDIISTKTPERRKAVLEEDLDVDSVSIIAEKQASQVKLASKRKTPDQKLESVEVVSGIKQLLRTPKKKSEPAEVLSGIKRLMKTPKQKPEPVEALSGIKQLVETPKQKPEPVEALSGIKQLVETPKKKPKLAEVLSGIKRLMKTPKKKPEPVEALSGIKQLMGTPEQKPEPVEALSGIKQLMETPEQKPEPVEALSGIKQLMETPEQKPEPAEALSGIKQLMETPEQKPEPAEALSGIKQLMETPKQKPEPAEALSGIKQLMETPKQKPEPAEALSGIKQLMETPKQKPEPAEALSGIKQLMETPKQKPEPVEALSGIKQLMETPKQKPEPAEALSGIKQLMETPKQKPEPAEALSGIKQLMETPEEKLEPAEVLSGIKQLTRTPQQKLEPITDENALQKLLKAPVQKKEVVKDVTGVNLIPKNPKLEHQPVEDMVGVSRIFKTPKEKVEPIEDMFGISRLVQTPREKYHPVDDFVGLKRLMAEPRQKNSDSEVDYVGVKEMFGEETKVRSENVTDPKQEDAVPPCANDSRDYGGNKTVLEDTGNTSQGKDSQQNLSTTEDRSTQRLTRGRSRKTAHPTSIKQCEKDLNLKELQGLEKKSIQEEMGEISTSTSIAKNTGRRKRTNPCMEKEIVSKHPDEKTVETVSLVETQVDTQRPRRGKTKEPKELKHPSEDLESCEKGSSVLQKDPANRKQTLQEYDINDTSVTEDDQSRKTESVSSSSQDENYQLQTDLKKSENTSDKGSVEDRKEILLLHQKRSRGMKNIENTEALVPRKRGRRARKEQVEQASSEELHGTTRKLRKDQSAKLLQGDEWTSETVPTEESENRTKLEVKITEKRGKSSRNARKHPTEVKADVCGMAFENTQNVQKAKETSNETVTETQSPTKNERKVSLGDEAESAQENTTKSSQRLKSESPSGETDKMPITVLNLESNRSSVQEANRTRNRRGKKDSSEKKADEFAQDVNSLDLMPKCRSETEESSPKDSSASSCVKQSHQVMKDQNNTADTSVTTLNSNGVAQSRQKRTRNEQEANEPKQTEILQENQTQNNRTTHRRVRGRKVNFRLEEASSEALGEERNLPGNEEGMTCKRDQHEASENPVQVRRSKRRHVDSIPQATCSTFTKKETLIKDHSKDETFAKDQDPALEAIPSSTEEVPLRGRRRREVAVASQTVSSLSIRKKRRLLEGDDKKMTVKEDQNPALGNNALQAKANASARDKRKEIDLAAEAKSSASLRRKRGLSETDDKEESTNEEQNMLLESVSCAKEKPLGRGRRKETPPVSHTTNSISLRRKRGLPADNGREEAPKDQNVPEDEPKRGRRSEAAILLEATSSTSAQGKRNLSKESSRKNNRREAKKMISEKPSSEEKINLSKGYSGKKISIASLAVSSSSLQGLPEDGENETPEEQQGILLEVTQSAKENPSKAGRRKRVPSKSEETSSTFLREKPVLPEDRAQKGVPKEGEGTALENNLSQEKHRQLRNKMKNVQFKSEAATSTSLHDNGSSPENGNTSETQCVISTRSEGNNQSGKGKEVNRTQQTTSTSRRRKCLLPADDLPPKKLKSENNENGSPKKGKRNKTEEKLEGDVKTTQTAGGTNRTTRSSTRASARMRK; translated from the exons ATGTCCAAAGCCTTACCAGTTAAGCTACAAACACCCAAATCTTCATATAAGACAAAACAAtctattaaaaaggaaaatgaaatgtctcCATTTAGTAGACTCTATGAAACACTGAAACATGAgattaaagtgaaaaaaactctgcaagaaggaaatgtacctgaaaaagctgaaaaagaaggtGGTAAGGGTGCTCTGCAAGAACCAAGTGCTCGAATTGCATCAAATTGTGATCTTGTAAGCCcggctgaagaaaaagaaataggcataagtgaaaataatgaagaatatAAGATGAAACAAGAAGTAATTAGTTCAGAATTTAATCAAATCTCAACAGTAGGAAGTGCTACCAAGAAATGTTTTACCAGAAGTCCACAAACTTCTGTTTCAAAGGAGGTGACAAAAGGTATTGGTAAGAGAAGTAACTTGCAAGATCATAAGGAAGTAAGTACGCCAGGTAAATCTAAAGGCACTGAAGTTACAGCCAAAACACCCAAACCCAGTAAGGAGAATGACAGCAATGCAGCATGTTTGGTGCAGCCATGCTCCATAGAACGCTTGGGTTATGTGGATGAGGTGAAAATCTACAACTCTGCaataacagcagagaaaatagcACAAACAACAAACATGACAAAGGTTTCTGAAGTAGATAAACATGTGTCTACACCAACCCCCAGAAGGAAGAGTCCTCGATCTTGTTTCACGTCACCTACCAAAGAAGCTACTGGGGTGGATTCTGTAAATATTGGTACTCCAACGACTCGAGGAGGTGTGTCGTTGGAACGTAagtctttttcagaaatttcagctgaaattcaaAGAGAAGATTCAGTGTGCAGAAATGATAGCCTCCAACAACTGCCtttggcagaaaataaatgcttaaaacaGAGACGAAATAGTAAACAACATACGCCAAGAAAATCAGCGGAAGTAGAAGTGCTGAAAGAAATCTGTGATCAGACAAATGTAGACTCAAAAAAGAGAGATTCTGAGTCTCCTGCTTCTAATTCCAAGAGTCCCAGAAGAAATGTCAGACAAAGTAAAGAATTTGTAAACAAAAGCATCCATTCAGAGACACCAACTTCAGGAGAGTTAAAATCAGAACTGGCATCTCCTGCTAGTGAGAAATCTGgctctggaagaaaaaggggTACGCCAAGGACCTCTGAACTGCGAACTGAGAAAGCATTGGAGACAAATGCAGTTAAAGAACACCACAATAAGACTGTAGACAGTCAGGACAGTGGAACTCAACAAGATCTGGCCACCAATGAGCGTAATCGGAAATCAGATTTGGAAAATGCCAGTGTTCCAAGACCTCATAGATTCTCGTCAAAAAGAAGGTCTTCTGGAAGTGCTAATGTACTGGAAGGCAACGAGgctgtttcagaaatgagtgTTTCTGGCCTGTTGGCTGAAGAAGAATCAG gcaagaCAAAAAGAGTATCTCAGAAGAGGAAGAGCAGTGATCTGTTACCTCAGCCTttaggaaagacaaaaagagtGTCTTTTGGTGGTCATCTAAGTCCAGAACTCTTTGACAAAAGTTTGCCTCCCAACTCGCCCCTTAAAAGAGGTGCGATTCCTGCAAGACTGAGCTTACCATTTGGAGACTCCCCACGTGCAGTGCTGAAAAAGGCTCAGGGGCTGAAGCACTTTGCAGTCCAG GAACTTTCTGTAcgtttgcaaaaagaaaaaatgtcaccAAAAAATTTGCCAGCCCAGACGCCTCCAGCTGCCTCTTCCCCTGACTCTGGAAAAGCAACACCAGAGCTTACTACAAGCTCTCCAGCACCTTACACAAAAGGACGTTTTTCTGTTTCGCTCATCACAACACCATCGCCAATTGCAGAAGAGCAGAACGGTGTTGAAAAAGATATGAATACAGAGGAGAAGAGTGGTGGCCAAGTGCAAACACCTACATCTAATCATGTTAGCCAAGATGATAACACCTTAATGGCAACACCTAACAAGTTAACAAAAAGTTCACAACGTAATTCGAAGAAGACTCCCATGAAGAGGAGAAGTGGTGCTGTAGCAGTTATcaatacaaaaagaagaagTGGTGCCTCTACTGCCAATTTACTAG tTGCAAAATCTTGGGCAGAAGTGGTAAAACTAGGTGTTGCGAGACCACAGGCAAAGGCTGTTAAAAAACGTACCCAAAAAGGAAGACCAGTGAAGAAGATAACAGAGTCACCAAAG actccagaaagaaaaataaaaggtcattTTAGCACAGGTCATGCAGAGTCTCCCGCTACAATAGTTGTAGGTAGAGCTTACTCTACCACCGTCAGAATGGCTGGAAAGGTCCCTAAAGTGGTGAAAAATCCGATCTTGAAACAAAACTTGAATATGGATGAAAGCTTCACAG GACTGGGTGAGATGTTTAAAACTCCAGAAAATGAGAGTGGAAAAAGATCACCTTCGAGCCCTGTTCATAATAGTGATTTTACACCAACGTGCACTGCAGCGGACGTTTCTGAACTGCATACTCCCGAAGAATCTG GAGAGATGATGGTGTCACCATTAAATACTCCAGATGCTTCAGAACAGAAACTTGATTGTCAAGACATCTCATATCTTCTGAGAGAGAAGGAATCTCCAAAGTCTGTGTTTGACATAATATCCACCAAAActcctgaaagaagaaaagctgtgctGGAAGAAGATCTTGATGTGGATAGTGTGTCAATAATTGCAGAGAAACAAGCATCTCAGGTGAAATTGGCAAGTAAAAGGAAAACTCCAGATCAGAAGTTGGAGTCAGTTGAGGTTGTGTCAGGCATCAAGCAGCTATTAAGGACCCCAAAGAAAAAGTCAGAACCTGCAGAGGTCCTGTCAGGCATCAAGCGGCTTATGAAGACCCCAAAGCAGAAACCAGAGCCTGTAGAGGCCCTGTCAGGCATCAAGCAGCTCGTGGAGACCCCAAAGCAGAAACCAGAGCCTGTAGAGGCCCTGTCAGGCATCAAGCAGCTCGTGGAGACCCCGAAGAAGAAACCGAAGCTAGCTGAGGTCCTGTCGGGCATCAAGCGGCTTATGAAGACCCCGAAGAAGAAACCAGAGCCTGTAGAGGCCCTGTCAGGCATCAAGCAGCTCATGGGGACCCCAGAGCAGAAACCAGAGCCTGTAGAGGCCCTGTCAGGCATCAAGCAGCTCATGGAGACCCCAGAGCAGAAACCAGAGCCTGTAGAGGCCCTGTCAGGCATCAAGCAGCTCATGGAGACCCCAGAGCAGAAACCAGAGCCAGCTGAGGCCCTGTCAGGCATCAAGCAGCTCATGGAGACCCCAGAGCAGAAACCAGAGCCAGCTGAGGCCCTGTCAGGCATCAAGCAGCTCATGGAGACCCCAAAGCAGAAACCAGAGCCAGCTGAGGCCCTGTCAGGCATCAAGCAGCTCATGGAGACCCCAAAGCAGAAACCAGAGCCAGCTGAGGCCCTGTCAGGCATCAAGCAGCTCATGGAGACCCCAAAGCAGAAACCAGAGCCAGCTGAGGCCCTGTCAGGCATCAAGCAGCTCATGGAGACCCCAAAGCAGAAACCAGAGCCTGTAGAGGCCCTGTCAGGCATCAAGCAGCTCATGGAGACCCCAAAGCAGAAACCAGAGCCAGCTGAGGCCCTGTCAGGCATCAAGCAGCTCATGGAGACCCCAAAGCAGAAACCAGAGCCAGCTGAGGCCCTGTCAGGCATCAAGCAGCTCATGGAGACCCCAGAAGAAAAGCTGGAGCCAGCTGAGGTCCTATCAGGCATCAAGCAGCTCACAAGGACCCCACAGCAAAAGTTGGAACCTATTACAGATGAAAATGCCTTACAAAAATTGCTGAAGGCTCCAGTACAAAAAAAGGAGGTAGTAAAAGATGTCACAGGAGTTAATTTAATcccaaaaaatccaaaattgGAACATCAACCAGTAGAAGACATGGTTGGGGTCAGCCGTATTTTCAAAACTCCAAAGGAAAAAGTTGAACCCATAGAAGATATGTTTGGAATTAGTAGATTAGTGCAGACTCCAAGAGAGAAATATCATCCAGTTGATGACTTTGTGGGTCTGAAGAGGCTTATGGCAGAACCCAGACAGAAAAATTCTGATTCTGAAGTGGATTATGTTGGAGTTAAGGAAATGTTTGGTGAGGAGacaaag GTCAGGTCAGAAAATGTTACGGATCCTAAGCAAGAAGATGCTGTGCCTCCTTGTGCTAATGACAGTCGTGACTATG GGGGgaataaaactgttttagaaGACACAGGAAATACTTCACAAGGTAAAGATTCTCAACAGAATTTGTCAACTACTGAAGACCGCTCTACCCAGCGACTAACAAGGGGCAGATCAAGGAAGACTGCACATCCAACTTCAATAAAGCAGTGTGAAAaggatttaaatttaaaagaactgCAAGgtctggagaaaaagagcaTCCAAGAAGAGATGGGAGAGATCAGTACTTCAACTTCAATAGctaaaaatacaggaagaagaaagagaacaaatccttgcatggaaaaagaaattgtttcaaAGCATCCTGATGAGAAAACAGTTGAAACTGTTTCACTTGTGGAAACGCAAGTTGATACTCAAAGACCAAGAAGAGGCAAAACTAAAGAACCAAAGGAGTTAAAACATCCTAGTGAGGATCTTGAGTCTTGTGAAAAAGGTTCTTCAGTGCTACAAAAAGATCCTGCAAATAGGAAACAGACTTTGCAGGAGTATGACATCAATGACACATCTGTAACTGAAGATGATCaaagcagaaagacagaaagcgTATCTAGTAGCAGTCAGGATGAAAATTATCAACtgcaaacagatttaaaaaaatctgaaaacacatCTGACAAAGGTAGTGtagaagacaggaaagaaattcttctATTGCATCAGAAGAGGTCtagaggaatgaaaaatatagaaaacacagaagcacTGGTTCCAcgtaaaagaggaagaagagctaGGAAAGAACAGGTTGAACAAGCTTCTTCAGAGGAGCTTCATGGGACAACAAGGAAACTTCGTAAAGACCAATCAGCAAAATTACTACAAGGTGATGAGTGGACTTCTGAGACTGTCCCCACAGAGGaatctgaaaacagaactaaacttgaagtaaagataacagaaaaaagagGCAAGTCTTCAAGAAATGCTAGAAAACACCCAACGGAAGTAAAAGCAGATGTTTGCGGGATGGCatttgaaaatacacagaatgttcagaaagcaaaggaaacttCAAACGAAACTGTTACCGAAACACAATCACCCACcaaaaatgagaggaaagtATCTCTGGGAGATGAAGCAGAAAGTGCTCAGGAAAATACAACAAAGTCATCTCAAAGATTAAAGTCAGAATCACCTTCTGGAGAGACAGATAAAATGCCAATTACTGTTCTGAACTTGGAATCAAACAGAAGCTCAGTACAAGAAGCAAACAGAACTAgaaacaggagagggaaaaaagactcttcagagaaaaaggCTGATGAATTTGCCCAGGATGTAAACAGCCTAGATCTTATGCCCAAATGTAGGTCAGAAACAGAGGAATCTTCTCCCAAAGACTCTTCAGCCTCTAGTTGTGTCAAGCAGTCACACCAAGTAATGAAAGACCAGAACAACACAGCTGACACATCAGTAACTACTCTAAACAGCAACGGTGTTGCTCAGAGCCGTCAAAAACGGACAAGAAATGAGCAGGAAGCAAATGAACCAAAGCAAACTGAAATCCTGCAAGAGaatcaaacacaaaataacAGAACTACACATAGAAGAGTTAGAGGtagaaaagttaattttagACTTGAAGAAGCCAGTTCTGAAGCTCtaggagaagaaaggaatttaCCTGGGAATGAGGAAGGAATGACTTGCAAACGTGATCAACATGAGGCTTCAGAAAATCCTGTACAAGTAAGGAGGAGCAAAAGAAGGCACGTTGATTCCATTCCACAAGCAACTTGTTCTACCTTTACGAAGAAGGAAACCTTAATTAAAGATCATAGTAAAGATGAGACTTTTGCAAAAGATCAAGATCCAGCTTTGGAAGCTATTCCCTCTTCAACAGAAGAGGTTCCACTGAGAGGACGAAGAAGGCGAGAGGTTGCTGTAGCATCACAAACAGTGAGTTCTctttctatcagaaaaaaacGTAGGTTGCTAGAAGGTGATGATAAAAAGATGACTGTGAAAGAAGATCAAAATCCAGCATTGGGAAATAACGCTTTGCAGGCAAAAGCAAATGCATCAGCAagggacaaaagaaaagagattgaTCTAGCAGCAGAGGCAAAAAGTTCAGCTTCTCTCCGGAGAAAACGTGGCTTGTCAGAAACTGATGATAAAGAGGAGAGTACtaatgaagaacaaaacatGCTTTTGGAATCAGTGTCCTgtgcaaaagaaaagccattaggaaggggcagaaggaaagaaactccTCCAGTGTCACACACAACTAATTCCATTTCTCTTAGAAGAAAACGTGGTTTGCCAGCAGATAATGGTAGAGAAGAGGCTCCTAAAGATCAAAATGTTCCAGAAGATGAACCGAAAAGAGGCAGAAGGAGTGAAGCTGCCATCTTGTTAGAAGCCACAAGTTCTACTTCTGCTCAGGGAAAACGTAACTTATCAAAAGAAAGTAGCAGAAAGAATAATCGTAGGGAAgctaaaaaaatgatttctgaaaaacCCTCTTCCGAAGAAAAAATCAATCTTTCAAAAGGGTACTCAGGGAAAAAGATTAGTATCGCTTCACTGGCTGTTAGTTCTAGTTCACTTCAAGGTTTGCCAGAAGATGGTGAGAATGAAACTCCTGAAGAGCAACAGGGTATACTTTTGGAAGTAACCCaatcagcaaaagaaaatccatcgaaagcaggcagaaggaaaagagttCCTTCCAAATCTGAAGAAACTAGTTCAACTTTTCTCAGGGAAAAGCCTGTCTTGCCTGAAGACAGAGCTCAAAAAGGAGTTCCTAAAGAAGGTGAAGGTACAgctctggaaaataatttatccCAGGAGAAACATAGgcaactgagaaataaaatgaaaaatgtacaaTTCAAATCAGAGGCAGCTACTTCTACTTCTCTTCACGATAATGGCAGCTCGCCTGAAAATGGCAACACTTCGGAAACTCAGTGTGTGATATCCACTCGTTCTGAAGGAAATAACCagtctggaaaaggaaaagaggttaACCGTACCCAGCAGACAACTTCCACTTCTCgcagaagaaaatgtctgttgCCAGCAGATGACTTACCacccaaaaaattaaaatcag AGAACAATGAAAACGGATcgccaaaaaaaggaaaaagaaacaaaactgaagaaaaacttgAAGGCGATGTGAAGACAACTCAGACTGCTGGAGGGACTAACAGGACAACAAGATCAAGCACAAGAGCAAGTGCAAGAATGAGAAAATAG